DNA from Candidatus Fusobacterium pullicola:
GATGATCTAGATACTCTTGGGTTAATCTCTATAATAGCATATTCAAATGATTTTGGGTGTAGTGCAAACTGTACGTTACATCCTCCAACTACTCCTATCTCATTTACTATTTTAAGAGCTGAAGTTCTTAACATTTGATACTCTCTATCTGAAAGTGTTTGTGATGGAGCAACAACTATTGAGTCTCCAGTATGAATTCCAACTGGGTCTATATTTTCCATATTACATACTGTGATAGCGTTTCCATTAGCATCTCTTATTACTTCATACTCTATCTCTTTCCATCCAAGTATTGATTTTTCAATAAGAACTTGTCCTACTCTTGATAGTGCTAACCCTTTTGAAAGTATATCTTCTAATTCTACATCGTTGTTAGCAAATCCTCCACCAGTTCCTCCTAGTGTATAAGCTGGTCTTACTACTACTGGGTATCCTATCTCATTAGCTACTTTATACCCCTCTTCTAAGCTTTCAACAATTTTACTTTTGATGATAGGCTCTCCAATTTTTTCCATAGCCTCTCTGAATAACTCTCTATCTTCTCCTCTTTTTATTGATTCGATAGGAGTTCCTATTACTCTTACACCATATTTTTCTAAGATACCTTTTTCTGCTAATTCAACTGCCATGTTAAGAGCTGTTTGCCCTCCCATTCCAGCAAGTATTGAATCTGGTCTCTCTTTTGCAATTACTTTTTCTACAAATTCAACTGTAATTGGTTCTATATATATTCTGTCAGCTACTGCTTTATCTGTCATTATTGTTGCTGGGTTAGAGTTAATTAATACAACTTCTATTCCCTCTTTTTTTAATGTTTCACAAGCTTGTGTTCCAGAATAGTCAAACTCTGCTGCTTGCCCTATTATTATTGGTCCTGAACCTATAACAAGTGTTTTCTTTATAGATTTATCTAACATTTATTATCCTCCCGAAAATTTTCCTCTTTATACATTTACAATTCACTAATTAAATATTAAGATTTTTCTTAAGTTTGAAATAACTCTCAATACTTATTTTCCTTCGATTACATCTAAGAAATCATCGAATAAATAGTCAGAGTCTGATGGTCCTGGCCAAGCCTCTGGGTGATATTGTACACACATAATTCTTAACTCTTTACTTCTCATTCCTTCGATAGAGTTATCATTTAAGTTGATATGAGTTACTTCCATAGCCTCAGGTACTCTATCAACAACATATCCGTGGTTTTGAGAAGTTATAAAAATTTTATTCTTCAATAAATCTTTAACTGGGTGGTTACATCCTCTATGTCCATATTTTAATTTTGTTGTAGTTCCACCTAATGCCCAAGATAATAATTGATGTCCTAAACAGATAGCAACAATTGGAAGTTTTCCTATCATTTTTTTGATTTCATTGATTACATCTGTTAAATCAGCAGGGTCTCCAGGTCCATTAGAAAGGAATAATCCATCTAAATCATATTTCATTATCTCTTCAGCCTTTGTATTCCATGGGAAAACTACTAAGTGACAACCTCTTTTTGAGAAACTTCTTAAGATATTTCTCTTAATTCCAAAGTCCATTACTCCTATTCTTTTTCCCTCTCCTGGAATTTCATAAATCTCTTTTGTACTTACTTGGCTTACAGCTTCTTTATTGCTAAATGCGTTAAAACGCTCCCAAATCTCTTTCTCAGTTAAATCGTCAGCAGTGATTATAGCTCTCATTGCTCCCTCTTCTCTGATTATTTTAGTAAGTTGTCTTGTATCTACACCTTTAAAAGCTACTACATTATTTTGTCTTAAAAATCCATCTAATGTCATTTCACATCTAAAGTTATTAGGAAGTTTAGCATCTTCTTTAATTACAAACCCTTTTAAATGAATTTTACTAGACTCCATATCCTCTAAGTTAATTCCATAGTTTCCTATCATTGGGTATGTCATTACTACGATTTGTCCACAGTATGATGGGTCTGTTAAAAGCTCTTGATAACCAGTCATTCCTGTATTGAATACTAGTTCTCCAACACTCTCTCCTAACTCACCAAAAATTTTCCCTTCAAAACTCATACCATTTTCAAGAATAAGTTTTCCTTTCACTTTAACCTCCTATAATTCTAAGTACTAAAAATTTTCCCAAAAAAAATGATATAACTAGATAGTCATACCATTCTTAGAATAAAAATTAATAAATTTTAAAATAAATATATTATCAAAAGAAAAATTAGATAAAATATCAACAAGAAAAATATTAAATTTCAAATTTTTCATAGATAATATCTTTCTCATTTTTACCTCCTCTAACTTCATCTTTTTTTTTACTAAAAGTAATTATATCCATTTTTTTAAATTCTGTCAATACTTTTTTAGAATAAATATTTTTTTATTTATCTATTGACGAATTTTATTTTTTATGCTAATACAATAACGGGAGGTTGTTTCTATGGAATATATTATAATTACAAACAATAGTAAAGTATATAATTTTTATAAAGAAACTAATGAGGTTCTTTTTTATCAAAAAAAAGATTTAATAGATTTATTGGAAATTATCAAAGAAAAAATTTATGCCGGTCATATTTTACTTTCAGATCCAATTCTTAGTACATTAGATAACTTAGATAATCCTTATAAATCTGT
Protein-coding regions in this window:
- a CDS encoding carbamoyl phosphate synthase small subunit, yielding MKGKLILENGMSFEGKIFGELGESVGELVFNTGMTGYQELLTDPSYCGQIVVMTYPMIGNYGINLEDMESSKIHLKGFVIKEDAKLPNNFRCEMTLDGFLRQNNVVAFKGVDTRQLTKIIREEGAMRAIITADDLTEKEIWERFNAFSNKEAVSQVSTKEIYEIPGEGKRIGVMDFGIKRNILRSFSKRGCHLVVFPWNTKAEEIMKYDLDGLFLSNGPGDPADLTDVINEIKKMIGKLPIVAICLGHQLLSWALGGTTTKLKYGHRGCNHPVKDLLKNKIFITSQNHGYVVDRVPEAMEVTHINLNDNSIEGMRSKELRIMCVQYHPEAWPGPSDSDYLFDDFLDVIEGK